A genomic stretch from Coffea arabica cultivar ET-39 chromosome 10c, Coffea Arabica ET-39 HiFi, whole genome shotgun sequence includes:
- the LOC113689212 gene encoding uncharacterized protein encodes MDKGWMFLADRWCDEYRNGLEKFLTMAKQHKGDKPKVRCPCRKCRNVKYYSVHVVESYLLYKGMDSTYTYWKFHGETLPNENSNVHSCCDNEHEINANNAEVNDDEMQEILEDIYWGTFNEEELNGGSNKEVSFRKEDELEKFNRLFKDAKRALYPSCKKYSILLFVVKLLHLKVLNRWSNKSFTMLLQLLKDSYPNDNLLPSSYYDSRKLLGGIGLRCDLIHACKNDCILFWKEYKGLDHCPKCLQSRWKINDGKGKKVPQKILRYFPLKPRLQRLFISRKIASYMRWHKEKRVEEIGVLSHPADGESWKEFDKKFPWFAEDARNVRLALSSDGFNPFNNMCNSYSMWPVVLINYNMPPWVSKREPYFFLSLLILGRRSPGKDIDVFLQPLIDELLELFKDVWTYDSVTEQCFLLHAALMWTINDFPAYGDLSGWVNKGKMACPCCNDKTDYQPLRNKIGYLGHHRFLLDNHVWRNDGKKFNDRVERRLKPRELSAEEILEQLKVVEGVTLGKNLNTKKRKRNLEERNWTKKSIFYQLPYWKDIPLKHNIDVMHTAKNWCDNIMGTLLNLENKSKDTDKAWRDLEDMDIRHELQLHRRNGKLEKPQACYNLLPKERQGFCEFLSSVKYPDGYAANISRCVNIKDGKISGLKSHDCHILLQRMLPVGLRGFLSTDVYTLICEVAKFFQDLCSKKLRLEEIEKLEKNIVMILCKLEMIFPPVFSIL; translated from the coding sequence ATGGATAAGGGTTGGATGTTCCTGGCTGATAGATGGTGTGATGAATATAGGAATGGGCTAGAGAAATTTTTGACAATGGCAAAACAGCACAAAGGTGATAAACCAAAGGTTAGATGTCCAtgcagaaaatgcagaaatgtGAAGTACTACTCTGTTCATGTTGTTGAGAGTTATCTGCTATATAAGGGGATGGATAGTACTTACACATATTGGAAATTTCATGGGGAAACTCTGCCTAATGAAAATTCAAATGTTCATTCATGTTGTGATAATGAGCATGAAATTAATGCTAACAATGCAGAAGTAAATGATGACGAAATGCaagaaattttagaagacaTCTATTGGGGGACCTTTAATGAAGAAGAATTAAATGGTGGGAGCAATAAGGAGgtttcttttagaaaagaaGATGAGTTAGAAAAATTTAATAGATTATTTAAAGATGCTAAGCGGGCCTTATATCCTAGCTGCAAAAAGTATTCAATATTACTTTTTGTTGTAAAATTGCTACACTTGAAGGTACTCAATCGATGGAGTAATAAATCTTTTACCATGCTTCTTCAACTATTGAAGGATTCCTACCCTAATGATAACTTACTTCCATCCTCCTACTACGATTCAAGAAAGTTATTGGGGGGCATTGGGTTGCGATGTGACCTGATTCATGCATGCAAGAATGACTGTATTCTCTTTTGGAAGGAATATAAAGGATTGGATCATTGTCCAAAATGCTTGCAATCTAGATGGAAAATAAATGATGGCAAAGGTAAAAAAGTTCCTCAGAAGATTCTTCGCTACTTTCCTTTGAAGCCAAGACTGCAGAGACTATTTATATCAAGAAAAATAGCATCTTATATGAGATGGCACAAGGAAAAACGAGTTGAAGAAATAGGGGTCTTAAGTCATCCAGCAGATGGTGAATCATGGAAAGAGTTTGATAAGAAATTTCCATGGTTTGCTGAAGATGCTCGAAATGTTCGTCTTGCATTGTCAAGTGATGGTTTCAACCCTTTCAATAATATGTGTAACTCCTATAGTATGTGGCCAGTGGTGCTCATAAACTATAATATGCCACCTTGGGTATCAAAAAGGGAGCCTTATTTCTTCTTGTCACTACTTATTCTAGGTCGTCGGTCACCGGGAAAGGATATTGACGTGTTTTTGCAACCTTTGATTGATGAACTGTTAGAATTGTTCAAAGATGTTTGGACATATGATTCTGTGACTGAACAATGCTTTCTTCTGCATGCAGCACTTATGTGGACTATAAATGACTTTCCGGCTTATGGGGACTTATCTGGTTGGGTGAACAAGGGAAAAATGGCATGCCCTTGCTGCAATGATAAAACGGACTATCAGCCATTGAGAAACAAGATTGGTTACTTGGGCCACCATCGCTTTTTGCTTGATAATCATGTGTGGCGAAATGATGGCAAAAAATTTAATGACAGGGTAGAGAGAAGGTTGAAACCACGGGAATTGTCAGCTGAAGAAATTCTTGAACAATTAAAAGTTGTTGAGGGTGTAACACTTGGAAAAAATCTAAATACTAAGAAAAGGAAGCGCAATCTTGAAGAAAGAAACTGGACTAAGAAGAGCATATTTTACCAATTACCGTATTGGAAAGATATTCCACTAAAACACAACATTGATGTTATGCACACTGCTAAGAACTGGTGTGATAATATTATGGGAACTTTGCTTAACTTAGAAAACAAGTCAAAGGATACAGATAAAGCTTGGCGGGATTTGGAGGACATGGACATTCGGCATGAGCTACAATTACATCGAAGAAATGGCAAGCTTGAAAAGCCACAAGCATGCTATAATCTGTTACCAAAAGAGCGACAaggtttttgtgaatttttgagttCAGTGAAGTATCCTGATGGCTATGCAGCTAATATATCAAGATGTGTCAACATAAAAGATGGTAAGATATCAGGATTAAAGAGCCATGATTGTCACATTCTTTTGCAACGAATGCTTCCTGTCGGATTGCGCGGATTCTTGTCAACAGATGTGTATACTTTAATATGTGAAGTAGCCAAGTTCTTTCAAGATCTGTGTTCAAAAAAGCTTAGATTGGAAGAGATTGAGAAATTAGAAAAGAACATAGTAATGATATTGTGCAAGTTGGAAATGATTTTTCCACCAGTTTTTTCGATATTATGA